One genomic region from Jilunia laotingensis encodes:
- a CDS encoding DUF1573 domain-containing protein, with translation MKKILFFVVMLVMGISYASAQTAEIKFDKTTHDFGTFSEKDPVVSCVFTFTNIGDAPLVIHQAVASCGCTVPDYTKEPIQPGKTGTIKVTYNGTGKYPGHFKKSITLRTNAKTEMMRIYIEGNMTAKDAK, from the coding sequence ATGAAAAAGATATTATTTTTCGTTGTGATGTTAGTAATGGGGATCAGCTATGCATCTGCCCAGACTGCAGAAATCAAGTTTGACAAAACGACTCATGATTTCGGTACTTTCTCTGAAAAAGACCCTGTTGTAAGTTGTGTATTTACTTTTACCAACATCGGTGATGCGCCTTTAGTAATTCATCAAGCTGTGGCATCTTGCGGATGCACGGTTCCGGACTATACAAAAGAACCTATCCAACCGGGAAAAACCGGCACAATCAAAGTTACTTATAACGGTACGGGTAAATATCCCGGTCATTTTAAAAAATCAATAACCCTTCGCACAAATGCCAAAACGGAAATGATGCGTATCTATATTGAAGGAAATATGACCGCCAAAGATGCTAAATGA